A genomic segment from Limosilactobacillus sp. encodes:
- a CDS encoding ACP S-malonyltransferase, whose product MKFAILFSGQGAQKAGMGLDFYSDPLFAQTVEEASAAAQLDLRKIMKSEHGELSKTANVQPALVTVSAGIYRLLQRDLPKLPVGGMVGLSLGEYAGLIASGAIDFDAGIALLADRGRYMQADADAQPSAMAALVGPDLERVQETLSAYPTVWVANYNSPRQVVIGGPTEELRTAANALKDAGAAKKIVILKVSGAFHTPLFNKAAHRMHERLKDVKFNQPALPVISNTTVEPFQAATIGPIMERQLAVPTHFGADLQYLIECAGIDATLEIGPGRTLTSFAHQVDRSLKRANIASRADYDRFIEEHQQWT is encoded by the coding sequence ATGAAGTTCGCGATCTTATTCAGCGGTCAGGGGGCCCAGAAGGCGGGGATGGGGCTTGACTTTTATTCCGACCCGCTCTTCGCCCAGACCGTTGAGGAAGCCAGCGCGGCTGCCCAGCTCGACCTGCGCAAGATCATGAAGAGTGAGCACGGCGAGCTGTCAAAAACAGCCAACGTCCAACCCGCCCTGGTGACCGTCAGCGCCGGAATCTACCGGCTCCTGCAGCGGGACCTGCCCAAGCTGCCGGTCGGCGGGATGGTCGGCCTCTCCCTGGGCGAGTACGCGGGTCTGATTGCGTCCGGGGCGATCGACTTTGACGCCGGGATTGCACTCCTGGCCGACCGGGGCCGCTACATGCAGGCCGACGCCGATGCCCAGCCAAGCGCGATGGCGGCCCTGGTTGGCCCTGATCTGGAGCGTGTCCAGGAGACTCTATCCGCCTATCCAACGGTCTGGGTGGCCAATTACAATTCGCCGCGCCAGGTCGTTATCGGCGGCCCGACGGAAGAACTGAGGACGGCGGCCAACGCGTTGAAGGATGCGGGTGCTGCAAAGAAAATCGTGATATTGAAGGTTAGCGGGGCGTTTCACACCCCGCTATTTAATAAGGCTGCGCATCGGATGCACGAGCGCCTGAAGGACGTGAAGTTCAACCAGCCCGCACTCCCGGTGATCAGCAATACGACCGTTGAGCCGTTCCAAGCGGCGACGATTGGCCCGATCATGGAACGTCAGCTGGCGGTGCCAACCCACTTCGGAGCAGACCTTCAATACCTGATTGAATGCGCGGGCATTGACGCCACGCTGGAGATTGGGCCGGGACGGACCTTGACCAGCTTTGCCCACCAGGTCGACCGTTCTTTGAAGCGCGCCAATATTGCAAGCCGGGCGGACTACGACAGATTTATCGAGGAGCATCAGCAATGGACCTAA
- a CDS encoding DUF7679 family protein, which produces MDTRDWSFARRALAEKKQEKTRQHHKHRSREVYWVQVRFTDGRIANYQLPRDLQQALHQHIQEHPHHWQEILLGALINVPVSAYHNGKAKIKPAVILRILILPVAAHNPRWTARSQFVLPDCSWWRWLFYPPRLEHEKNFLTHDFSTTNQQRIKATIDDYRRQQIRWHWRRAGKYISLAVFCLLIAGILVAI; this is translated from the coding sequence ATGGACACTCGGGATTGGTCATTTGCACGGCGGGCACTAGCAGAAAAGAAGCAAGAGAAAACCAGGCAGCACCACAAACATAGATCAAGGGAGGTCTACTGGGTCCAGGTCCGCTTCACCGACGGCCGGATCGCCAACTATCAGTTGCCCCGCGACCTGCAGCAGGCACTGCACCAGCATATTCAAGAACATCCCCACCACTGGCAGGAGATCCTCCTGGGTGCTCTGATCAACGTCCCGGTGAGCGCATATCATAATGGCAAGGCTAAGATTAAGCCGGCCGTGATCCTGCGCATCCTGATCCTGCCAGTTGCGGCCCACAATCCCCGCTGGACCGCCCGCAGCCAGTTCGTCCTTCCCGACTGTTCCTGGTGGCGCTGGCTCTTTTACCCGCCCCGTTTGGAGCACGAGAAGAATTTTCTGACTCATGACTTTTCAACGACCAACCAGCAGCGCATCAAGGCCACCATCGACGACTACCGGCGCCAGCAAATCCGCTGGCACTGGCGGCGGGCAGGCAAATACATTAGCCTGGCGGTGTTCTGCCTGCTCATCGCTGGAATTTTAGTGGCAATTTAA
- the fabF gene encoding beta-ketoacyl-ACP synthase II — protein sequence MTTVVITGMGAIAPNGNGLNNFVENTLKGQVGIKPITKFDATDTGITVAGEIDDFDPQAYVGSKAARRMDLYSQYAVQTAAEAIEMAGIDAENTRPEEMGVIYGSGIGGLTTIQEQVIKMHEKGPRRVSPMFVPMAISNMAAGNIAIRFNAQNICTSVTTACATGTNAIGEAFRQIKEGRAQVMIAGGAEASVNEIGIAGFAALKALSTSTDPARASLPFDRDRHGFVLGEGAGALVLESLEHARKRGARILGEVVGYGATCDAFHITAPDPSGAGAARAMQAAIDEAGVAPSEVAYINAHGTATKANDSGEAKAIRQVFGADNKVRVSSTKGMTGHLLGAAGAIEAVITVAALDRGELPENVGCFNQDPECPVQLVNHDNQSAPDARYAISNSFGFGGHNAVLAFRKWGD from the coding sequence ATGACTACCGTAGTAATTACTGGAATGGGCGCGATTGCCCCCAATGGCAACGGCCTGAATAATTTTGTCGAAAATACGCTGAAGGGCCAGGTCGGCATCAAGCCGATCACGAAGTTTGATGCCACCGACACCGGGATCACCGTTGCCGGGGAGATCGATGACTTTGATCCCCAAGCTTACGTGGGTTCGAAGGCGGCCCGGCGGATGGACCTCTATTCGCAGTACGCCGTTCAGACGGCCGCGGAGGCGATTGAGATGGCGGGGATTGACGCGGAAAACACCCGGCCAGAGGAAATGGGCGTCATCTACGGCTCCGGGATCGGTGGCCTGACCACCATCCAGGAGCAGGTGATTAAGATGCACGAGAAGGGGCCACGGCGGGTTTCGCCGATGTTTGTGCCGATGGCGATCTCGAACATGGCGGCCGGCAACATCGCCATCCGCTTCAACGCCCAAAACATCTGCACCTCGGTCACGACGGCCTGCGCAACCGGGACCAACGCGATTGGGGAAGCCTTTCGTCAGATCAAAGAGGGCCGTGCCCAGGTGATGATTGCCGGGGGTGCCGAGGCGTCGGTCAACGAGATTGGAATTGCCGGTTTCGCCGCACTCAAGGCGCTTTCGACCAGCACGGACCCGGCAAGGGCTTCACTGCCCTTTGACCGTGACCGGCACGGCTTCGTCCTCGGCGAGGGTGCCGGGGCCCTGGTGCTTGAGAGCCTCGAGCATGCCCGCAAGCGCGGCGCCCGGATTCTCGGTGAGGTTGTCGGCTATGGTGCAACCTGCGATGCCTTCCACATCACCGCCCCGGATCCGTCCGGTGCGGGGGCGGCCCGGGCGATGCAGGCCGCAATTGATGAGGCCGGTGTAGCACCGAGTGAGGTTGCCTACATCAACGCCCACGGTACTGCCACCAAGGCTAACGACAGTGGCGAGGCAAAGGCCATTCGCCAGGTCTTCGGCGCGGACAACAAAGTCCGGGTCAGCTCGACCAAGGGGATGACCGGCCACCTGCTGGGCGCTGCCGGGGCGATCGAGGCCGTGATTACCGTGGCCGCACTGGACCGGGGAGAGCTGCCGGAGAACGTCGGCTGTTTTAACCAGGATCCGGAATGCCCGGTGCAACTGGTCAATCATGACAACCAGTCGGCCCCGGATGCCCGCTACGCCATCAGCAATTCCTTTGGCTTCGGCGGTCACAACGCGGTACTGGCCTTTCGCAAATGGGGTGATTAA
- the fabZ gene encoding 3-hydroxyacyl-ACP dehydratase FabZ, with protein sequence MTAQEIMDLIPNRYPICYIDYVDSLLPGSEIVATKNVTINESFFRGHFPGNPVMPGVLIIETLAQAASVLILKSPEFYKKTAYLGAIHQAKFRQVVRPGDVLKLKIKMVKKRSRMGIVDALATVDGKRACSAQLVFIVADRDAKI encoded by the coding sequence ATGACAGCTCAGGAAATCATGGACCTGATCCCGAACCGCTATCCGATCTGCTACATCGATTACGTCGATTCGCTGCTCCCCGGTTCGGAGATCGTGGCAACGAAGAACGTGACCATCAACGAATCATTCTTCCGTGGGCATTTTCCTGGGAATCCGGTAATGCCGGGGGTACTGATCATTGAGACTCTCGCCCAGGCCGCTTCTGTTTTGATCCTGAAGTCGCCAGAATTTTATAAAAAGACTGCCTACCTCGGTGCCATCCACCAGGCCAAGTTTCGCCAAGTGGTGCGCCCGGGGGACGTCTTGAAGCTGAAGATCAAGATGGTGAAGAAGCGTTCCCGGATGGGGATTGTCGACGCCCTGGCAACCGTTGACGGAAAGCGGGCCTGCAGTGCCCAGCTCGTCTTTATCGTTGCGGACCGTGATGCCAAAATTTAA
- a CDS encoding sensor histidine kinase yields the protein MTSKFWTTYLKSIRAGLLIYLGMLALVWLLTILYRVPKAFLLDTVRFSLPLIIVWLVYRLVRAAQRVKKIGRQSPAPKISPATPTEDALLTSLEKQRTASTQTISDLRQRQRKQLDHLDLYAHEIKNDLLTLKAAAENRAAVSSAAVQAATRQANYYLDLLLNDERLNMDKHDFDFHWVSLEKLVNELLQQNSVLFIHHQLVPNLGDLNVKVLTDQKWLRFCINQLLSNAIKYSPAGASIDIAWQDDRLVIADHGTGISSSDLPRIYEDGFTGQNGHRTSKSTGMGLYLVKKISDQLNFRVEIVSKEGQGTTAALAFDPQNVRQH from the coding sequence ATGACTAGCAAGTTTTGGACCACCTACCTGAAGTCGATCCGCGCCGGCCTTCTGATTTACCTCGGGATGCTGGCGCTGGTTTGGCTATTGACGATCCTCTACCGAGTCCCAAAGGCTTTTCTCCTCGACACCGTCCGCTTCAGCCTGCCGCTAATCATCGTCTGGCTAGTCTACCGCCTGGTCCGCGCCGCCCAGCGGGTCAAGAAAATCGGTCGCCAGTCCCCCGCCCCCAAGATTAGTCCGGCGACGCCAACCGAGGACGCGCTCCTGACGAGCCTGGAAAAGCAACGAACGGCCAGCACGCAAACGATCAGCGACCTCCGTCAACGTCAGCGCAAACAGCTCGACCACCTCGATCTTTACGCCCACGAGATCAAAAACGACCTGCTGACGCTGAAGGCGGCAGCCGAAAATCGTGCGGCCGTGTCAAGCGCGGCGGTCCAGGCGGCAACGCGGCAGGCCAACTACTACCTCGACCTCCTGCTGAACGACGAGCGGCTAAACATGGACAAGCACGACTTCGACTTCCACTGGGTCAGTCTGGAGAAACTGGTTAACGAATTGCTGCAGCAAAATTCGGTCCTCTTCATCCACCACCAGCTGGTTCCCAATCTCGGCGACCTAAATGTCAAAGTGCTGACCGACCAGAAGTGGCTGCGTTTCTGCATCAACCAGCTGCTTTCCAACGCCATCAAGTATTCCCCTGCCGGCGCCAGCATTGACATCGCCTGGCAAGACGACCGGTTGGTGATTGCCGACCACGGGACGGGGATTTCTAGCAGCGACCTGCCGCGAATCTACGAGGACGGCTTTACGGGGCAGAATGGCCACCGGACCAGCAAGTCGACCGGGATGGGACTTTACCTGGTTAAAAAGATCAGCGACCAGCTGAACTTCCGGGTTGAGATTGTCTCCAAGGAAGGTCAGGGCACCACTGCCGCCCTGGCCTTTGATCCGCAAAACGTCCGCCAACATTAA
- a CDS encoding DUF4767 domain-containing protein — protein sequence MKEHKKLYKAGKNWLTATLTIAAVALLGGIATQKVSADSTPATAQTTTVQQTATGTTAEQQSQALSSADQTTATTQSAATDDSTTAVTVSQAKANAANQWAHYDQGWSYTDGQGNWVYNQWQRINNNWYYFNDAGYAQTGWFKSGAGNWYYFDNQNANALTSWQRINNHWYYFDPVNANAQTGWFKSGAGNWYYFDPTNAWADTGWQKINGSWYYFDNQNANALTGWQRLNNHWYYFDPANAWAQTGWFKSGAGNWYYFDSTNAWAETGWQKINGSWYYFDNQNANALTGWQKINNVWYYFDPVNAWMKTGWQNINGKSYYFNNSGAWSDPSSAYWNSTKQAKLDQYIQSYNSSHGTAFTKVNSNSAGSLVVNGDAEHYNDEGMPSGGTQSVGLSSDGQGSHAYNIVAIYNQNERGSHNATIGEFHNTYYFAYHNGQPVVLFDCTTNGWPVPSDQQHLTSYMAKRATAITDFNNAFTSIANS from the coding sequence ATGAAGGAACATAAAAAATTATACAAAGCTGGCAAAAATTGGCTGACGGCAACGCTGACAATTGCTGCGGTTGCACTGCTGGGCGGAATTGCAACCCAGAAAGTATCTGCCGATTCGACGCCTGCAACGGCGCAGACAACAACGGTTCAGCAAACGGCCACGGGGACCACGGCAGAACAGCAGAGTCAGGCGTTGAGCAGTGCGGATCAGACGACTGCGACGACTCAATCAGCAGCGACCGACGACTCCACCACTGCCGTGACTGTTTCCCAGGCAAAGGCCAACGCGGCTAACCAGTGGGCCCACTATGATCAAGGCTGGTCATACACCGATGGTCAGGGTAACTGGGTCTACAATCAGTGGCAGCGAATTAACAACAACTGGTACTACTTCAACGATGCAGGCTACGCTCAAACCGGTTGGTTCAAGTCGGGTGCTGGCAACTGGTACTATTTTGACAACCAGAATGCCAATGCGCTTACCAGCTGGCAACGGATCAACAACCATTGGTACTACTTTGATCCGGTCAACGCTAATGCCCAGACCGGCTGGTTCAAGTCGGGTGCCGGCAACTGGTATTACTTTGACCCGACTAATGCCTGGGCAGACACAGGCTGGCAAAAGATCAACGGCAGCTGGTACTACTTTGACAACCAAAACGCCAACGCCCTGACCGGTTGGCAACGGCTTAATAACCACTGGTATTATTTCGATCCGGCAAATGCCTGGGCCCAAACTGGCTGGTTCAAGTCGGGCGCCGGCAACTGGTATTACTTTGACTCAACCAATGCCTGGGCTGAGACTGGCTGGCAGAAGATCAACGGCAGCTGGTACTACTTTGACAACCAGAATGCCAATGCCCTAACCGGTTGGCAAAAGATTAATAACGTTTGGTATTACTTTGACCCCGTGAACGCTTGGATGAAGACCGGCTGGCAAAACATCAATGGCAAGAGCTACTACTTCAATAATTCGGGTGCCTGGAGCGATCCAAGCTCGGCTTACTGGAACTCTACTAAGCAGGCAAAATTGGATCAGTACATCCAATCCTACAACTCATCGCACGGTACGGCCTTTACTAAGGTAAATTCGAATTCAGCCGGCAGCTTAGTAGTCAATGGCGATGCCGAACACTATAACGATGAGGGGATGCCGTCAGGCGGTACCCAATCCGTTGGCCTTAGCTCCGATGGTCAAGGCAGCCATGCCTACAACATTGTTGCAATCTATAACCAAAACGAACGTGGCAGCCATAACGCGACCATTGGCGAATTCCACAACACTTACTACTTTGCTTACCACAACGGACAACCGGTCGTTCTTTTTGATTGCACGACCAATGGCTGGCCGGTTCCATCCGATCAGCAGCATCTGACCAGTTATATGGCAAAACGTGCGACTGCCATCACGGACTTCAACAATGCCTTTACATCAATTGCAAACTCCTAA
- a CDS encoding response regulator transcription factor, protein MASIFIVEDNQAIISEIKTELSKWQYQVKTVTDWQNVAGEIQESGADLVLFDITLPSFDGFYWIQEVRKQSQVPIIVISAADIDSNVMHAVAAGADDYLMKPFSMTVLVAKVQALLRRNQQTGDSDQLEWAGNRLNVLTNELTNDRGTAQLTPTEGAMLAVLIHNCDRTVSKEKLLEWLWQGGKYLNENTLNVNISRLRAKLDTIGLKAALRTERGVGYRLVTDYD, encoded by the coding sequence ATGGCAAGCATTTTCATCGTCGAGGACAACCAGGCGATCATCAGCGAGATTAAGACCGAACTGAGCAAGTGGCAGTACCAGGTCAAGACGGTCACCGACTGGCAAAACGTCGCGGGTGAGATTCAGGAAAGCGGGGCCGACCTGGTACTCTTCGACATCACCCTGCCGAGCTTTGACGGCTTCTACTGGATCCAGGAGGTCCGCAAGCAATCCCAGGTGCCGATCATTGTCATTTCGGCGGCCGACATCGATTCTAACGTCATGCACGCGGTGGCCGCCGGGGCCGACGACTACCTGATGAAGCCCTTCTCGATGACCGTCCTGGTCGCTAAGGTCCAGGCCCTGCTGCGGCGCAACCAGCAGACCGGCGACAGCGACCAGCTGGAATGGGCCGGCAACCGGTTAAACGTCCTGACCAATGAGCTGACTAACGACCGCGGAACCGCCCAGCTGACCCCGACCGAGGGTGCAATGCTGGCGGTCCTGATCCACAATTGCGACCGCACCGTCTCCAAGGAAAAGCTGCTGGAGTGGCTCTGGCAGGGCGGCAAGTATCTGAACGAAAACACCTTAAACGTCAACATCAGCCGGCTACGGGCCAAGCTGGACACGATTGGCCTAAAAGCGGCACTGCGGACGGAGCGCGGCGTCGGCTACCGCCTGGTGACCGACTATGACTAG
- a CDS encoding ABC transporter ATP-binding protein, giving the protein MPLLKLDHVQRVFNENTANPVTALKDINFTVNAGEYVAIMGESGAGKSTLLNIIATLDRATAGQAILNGQDLGAITKDEAARYRREHLGFVFQHFNLLDSLSNRDNIYLPLVLAKVPVAEMEKRIKPLIKHLHIEKIIDRYPSEISGGQQQRIAIARALITQPDLLLADEPTGALDSNTSQEILDLFETVNANGQTIIMVTHSAAAASHAKRTLFIKDGRIYHEIYRGDLVMKDYQEQIGATMMTLTNGGE; this is encoded by the coding sequence ATGCCATTATTAAAACTCGACCACGTCCAACGGGTCTTCAACGAAAACACCGCCAACCCGGTGACCGCCTTGAAGGACATCAACTTCACCGTCAACGCCGGTGAGTACGTCGCCATCATGGGGGAATCGGGGGCCGGGAAGAGTACCCTGCTCAACATCATCGCCACCCTCGACCGCGCCACCGCCGGCCAGGCCATCCTGAACGGCCAGGACCTTGGCGCAATCACCAAGGACGAGGCCGCCCGCTACCGGCGTGAGCACCTCGGCTTCGTCTTCCAGCACTTCAACCTCCTGGACAGCCTGTCGAACCGCGACAACATCTACCTGCCGCTGGTCCTGGCCAAGGTCCCGGTGGCCGAAATGGAAAAGCGGATCAAGCCATTGATCAAGCACCTGCACATCGAAAAGATCATCGACCGCTACCCGAGCGAAATCTCCGGTGGGCAGCAGCAGCGGATCGCGATCGCCCGGGCACTGATCACCCAGCCCGACCTCCTGCTGGCCGACGAACCGACCGGGGCCTTGGACTCCAACACCAGCCAGGAGATCCTCGACCTGTTCGAAACGGTCAACGCCAACGGGCAGACGATCATCATGGTGACCCACAGTGCCGCCGCGGCCAGCCACGCCAAGCGGACCCTCTTCATCAAGGACGGGCGGATCTATCACGAGATCTACCGCGGCGACCTGGTGATGAAGGACTACCAAGAGCAGATCGGTGCGACGATGATGACCCTCACGAATGGTGGTGAATAA
- a CDS encoding beta-ketoacyl-ACP synthase III, which translates to MSNKWRIVTTASYAPARIVTNDDLAAIMDTSDQWIRERTGIRRRHISAGENTADLATQVADRLLKRAGWPAQSLDLIVIATMSSNACTPSTAAIVQGRLGAGRAVAFDLSAACSGFVYALSTVARFLDGKRFSRAMVIGSEVLSKLIDWHDRSTAVLFGDAAGGVLVESTSAPHLLGESLATFGDQAASLSAGGTAPSPVFPGPVAKLQPFRMNGRAVYRFATHEVPRSIEGALTTAGLSLEAVDHFILHQANIRIIQQVARRLEQPLAKFPTNIADFGNTAAASEPVLLNECVEKGLVRRGDVLALSGFGGGLTSGTMIIKY; encoded by the coding sequence ATGAGCAACAAGTGGAGAATCGTAACGACCGCCAGCTATGCACCGGCCAGAATCGTCACCAACGACGACCTGGCCGCGATCATGGACACGTCCGACCAGTGGATTCGGGAGCGGACCGGCATCAGGCGGCGCCACATCAGTGCTGGCGAAAATACCGCTGACCTGGCCACACAAGTTGCCGATCGCCTCCTGAAGCGCGCTGGCTGGCCTGCCCAGTCGTTGGATCTGATTGTGATTGCCACGATGTCGTCCAACGCCTGCACGCCCTCGACCGCGGCAATTGTTCAGGGGCGGCTTGGTGCCGGTCGGGCAGTGGCCTTTGACCTTTCGGCGGCCTGCTCAGGATTCGTCTACGCCCTGAGCACGGTTGCCCGTTTTCTGGATGGCAAGCGCTTTTCGCGGGCGATGGTCATCGGCAGCGAGGTTCTCTCGAAGCTGATCGACTGGCACGACCGCTCCACCGCCGTCCTGTTTGGCGATGCGGCCGGGGGTGTCCTGGTTGAATCCACGTCGGCCCCGCACCTACTGGGTGAGTCGCTAGCGACCTTTGGCGACCAGGCTGCAAGCCTATCGGCCGGGGGCACCGCGCCCAGCCCGGTCTTTCCCGGCCCGGTTGCCAAGCTGCAGCCGTTTCGGATGAATGGCCGGGCGGTTTACCGCTTCGCAACCCACGAGGTGCCGCGCTCAATTGAGGGTGCCCTGACCACGGCTGGCCTTTCACTTGAGGCCGTCGATCACTTCATCCTGCACCAGGCCAATATTCGAATAATTCAACAGGTTGCCCGCCGCTTGGAGCAGCCGCTGGCGAAGTTTCCGACCAACATCGCAGACTTCGGCAACACCGCCGCGGCCAGCGAGCCGGTTCTTTTGAACGAGTGCGTTGAAAAGGGACTGGTCCGCCGCGGGGACGTGCTTGCCCTGAGCGGCTTTGGCGGTGGCCTGACAAGTGGAACAATGATTATTAAATATTAA
- a CDS encoding MarR family winged helix-turn-helix transcriptional regulator, producing MADDYQEINRALIRVYNGIVWIEEKELRESTFRDLTIKEMHAIDAITMYDHQTVSEVAKKLHLTPGTMTAMVDRLIAKGYAERFRDQEDRRMIRLGLTHKGRVLYRAHRAFHNMMVKSFLKDMDETELKTVHKALHNLEDFLEEHS from the coding sequence ATGGCTGATGATTACCAAGAAATTAACCGGGCCCTGATCCGGGTTTACAACGGGATCGTCTGGATCGAGGAAAAGGAATTGCGCGAGAGTACCTTCAGGGACCTGACGATCAAGGAAATGCACGCCATTGACGCGATTACCATGTACGATCACCAGACGGTCTCCGAGGTGGCTAAGAAGCTCCACCTGACGCCCGGCACGATGACGGCAATGGTGGATCGCCTGATTGCCAAGGGCTACGCCGAGCGCTTCCGGGACCAGGAAGACCGGCGGATGATTCGCTTGGGCTTGACGCACAAGGGCCGGGTCCTGTACCGGGCCCACCGTGCCTTTCATAACATGATGGTGAAGAGCTTCCTGAAGGATATGGACGAGACGGAATTAAAGACCGTTCACAAGGCCCTGCACAACCTGGAGGACTTTCTGGAGGAGCATTCTTAA
- a CDS encoding SDR family oxidoreductase codes for MDLKEKVVLVTGSTRGIGAATALAFAAAGSRLILNGRSDLPAELKEQLDELGADYAFLAADLADPATVKQFAVDAWDQFGQVDVVVNNAGITDDKLLVGMKPADFDQVIDVNLRGPFLLTAALLKKMYKRRQGCFINLASVVGLHGNAGQANYAASKAGIVGLTKTTAREGALRGIRCNAIAPGMIKSAMTDKLSPRIQKQLVALIPLKRLGMTNEVAQTAIFLAQNDYVTGQTIVVDGGMTI; via the coding sequence ATGGACCTAAAAGAAAAAGTTGTATTAGTAACGGGAAGCACCCGGGGAATCGGGGCGGCAACGGCCCTCGCATTTGCGGCGGCCGGCAGTCGGCTGATCCTAAACGGCCGCTCGGATTTGCCAGCGGAGCTCAAAGAACAGCTGGACGAGCTCGGCGCCGACTACGCCTTCCTGGCGGCCGATCTAGCAGACCCGGCGACCGTCAAGCAGTTCGCTGTGGACGCCTGGGATCAATTCGGCCAGGTCGACGTGGTAGTCAACAACGCCGGGATCACCGATGACAAGCTACTGGTCGGGATGAAGCCGGCCGATTTTGATCAGGTGATCGACGTCAACCTTCGCGGGCCATTCCTGCTGACGGCGGCCCTCCTGAAGAAGATGTATAAACGGCGTCAGGGCTGCTTTATCAACCTGGCCAGCGTGGTCGGTCTCCACGGAAACGCGGGCCAGGCCAATTATGCCGCCAGCAAGGCCGGGATCGTGGGCCTGACGAAGACCACGGCCCGGGAAGGCGCCCTGCGCGGGATTCGCTGCAACGCCATCGCCCCGGGGATGATCAAGAGTGCGATGACGGACAAGCTCAGTCCGCGGATCCAAAAGCAGCTGGTTGCCCTGATCCCGCTCAAGCGTCTGGGGATGACCAATGAGGTTGCCCAGACCGCTATTTTCCTGGCCCAAAACGATTACGTGACGGGTCAGACGATCGTGGTTGACGGCGGGATGACGATTTAA
- a CDS encoding acyl carrier protein codes for MTKEEIFNTVKSISADELDIPAEKITMDTNIQNDLNADSLDVFEIMNELEDKFDIELDDDDVQLHTIADVVDFVASQLAAKE; via the coding sequence ATGACTAAAGAAGAAATTTTCAACACCGTTAAGAGCATTTCAGCAGACGAACTGGACATTCCAGCCGAAAAGATCACGATGGACACCAATATCCAAAACGATCTGAATGCCGACAGCCTGGACGTCTTTGAAATCATGAACGAACTGGAAGACAAGTTCGACATCGAACTGGACGACGATGATGTCCAGCTCCACACCATTGCCGACGTGGTTGACTTCGTGGCTTCCCAGCTGGCAGCAAAAGAATAA
- a CDS encoding GNAT family N-acetyltransferase, protein MQIRPIINQQELGQTSAIFQRTWQAAYRELLPAAGLQALQPGDWEAGLVQPGRHNLVAQVDGQLVGVVSYGSPRNPQRFWPDTGELMALYVLPEYEGRGIGARLLAQAEAALAMQFSRAGLLVLEGNSAACSFYQRHGWRATGEMINQVIFGRPVRLLQYEKSLKK, encoded by the coding sequence ATGCAAATTCGACCAATTATAAATCAGCAAGAACTCGGCCAGACCAGTGCCATCTTCCAACGAACATGGCAGGCGGCCTATCGAGAACTGCTGCCCGCGGCGGGCCTGCAGGCGCTGCAACCGGGCGATTGGGAAGCGGGACTGGTGCAACCGGGGCGTCATAATCTGGTTGCCCAGGTCGACGGCCAGCTGGTGGGCGTTGTCAGTTACGGATCGCCGCGCAACCCGCAACGGTTTTGGCCCGATACTGGGGAACTGATGGCGCTCTACGTCCTCCCCGAATATGAGGGGAGGGGGATCGGTGCCCGGCTGCTCGCCCAGGCGGAGGCCGCGCTAGCGATGCAGTTTTCGCGGGCCGGTTTGCTGGTTCTCGAGGGAAATAGTGCGGCCTGTTCCTTTTATCAGCGTCACGGTTGGAGAGCAACCGGTGAAATGATTAACCAGGTGATCTTTGGTCGCCCCGTCCGGTTGCTTCAGTATGAAAAATCTCTTAAAAAATAG